One Eurosta solidaginis isolate ZX-2024a chromosome 1, ASM4086904v1, whole genome shotgun sequence genomic window, gttgtcctcgtgatcaaactagcttgtgcataagtaacttaaaccacgatttgaatcaaatattttcatgggctactatgaatggcttatgtataaacccgaataagtcaaaatgtattgttattcatagaaggtattttcccactaatgatttagagaatgtagtgttcgacaattccgttatagaatacgtagatacggcgaaaagcttaggtgtaatttttaacaaaacattgacatggaaagaccatatttttagaacggttggaaaagtgtatggaatgcttcgtacactatggctaacacagtatttcacgcctttgcacataagactacttctggctaacgcgtacttaatacctacgctactccatggttgtgtgatttactcaaagtgtgactatctgtgcaagaacacactaaatgttgtttacaacaacattgctagatatgtttatgggttgaaaagacttgaccacgtatcacaacatgctgaaaggttgctaaacatttctttcgaaaatattttaaaagtcaaaacactgtccttcctccataaattgatacacacaaAGAAACCTGagtatctatatcgtaagcttatttttctgcaatcatcaagatcggtgcttcttaaGCACATGAGATACCGCaagctaacctctgagcgccaattctttgttattGCAATACGtatttggaactccctacctacaagtcttctcttaagtaatgctctgcacttcaaaaaagagctaacatcattttttaacgactcttaaactggatctaaaatttttttttattttaatatttcactattatccgttatatttaatttaatttgataaatctaatttattattattataaatgttaaatttttatagctcatgctattcatgactagcactgttaaataatttgtcaaaattgttgtgctaggaacaaattttcaaataaatacatacaatacatacatacaaggcttTTAGGACGACATTCAAAAACTTACatacaatattgtgacgaatattagcatcactaagctgctactaaataaatgcaaaacaacaataaagcagccactcttatgtggACGGcgcgaagagatatctcacatacaaatatgtagtctcagccgaagtagttacttatACATAcagacgcatatggctatgggagaggcgtggactacagatatacatgtatatatctcGTAGCTAACCACGCGTGatatacaactgttcgcgaaattactacaccttaggagaaatgggtgaacaaggaaaccgagggtataaaagcagcgcaagctattggttgtgaagtataattgtgaagtactactcccaaagtaatctaaataaagaccagtttgtaaTACCGattattggagtgatttattcaacagtttagcgatttgaacgttagcagaaggtttcaaataagcggaatttccataaattcgttacaatatgtatgtatgcatgttacAGCTCTAACACCTCCGTTCAAACATTAACGGAGCGCTCTTAATTTAGGAATCCGattattggagtgatttattcaacagtttagcgatttgaacgttagcagaaggtttcaaataagcggaatttccataaattcgttacaatatgtatgtatgcatgttacAGCTCTAACACCTCCGTTCAAACATTAACGGAGCGCTCTTAATTTAGGATCCGAAATAGTTATGTGAATATTTTGAGCCTCGGAAATATGATCCTTTGACCTTGGTATGATTAAAATTATTAGCCGCCTGCCGAAAGTTTATATTTAACAAAGcaattttgtaacaaatattcatattttattatgaaagtTTTTTTCATTTACCTTTCAAACATTATAGGAGCGCTCATAAATGCAGGCTCCGAAATGAGTCCAAATATGTAAGAAATATGAGACTCAGATATATGTTTATATGGGAGTTTTATGACTCCTACATGATGAAAATGATGAGCCGTATGCCAATAGTTTTGATTTAGCAaagaaactaagggagaaatgttcatattttttctttagaatttttttcattcaaacaataaaaggcttagaatatacccgcggctggtatccctgtcgtaagaggcgactaaaataccaaattgattcaaggggttgtataacgcaaccctttcaaggatgacctagaaggtttcatatggtcatacaaaatcgttcccgaggtggtagggcgagtacctttatggtgcttgttaccggaacgtaccggatctgcatccggcaaaggaccatcaacaacgataaAACTCCAAAGACCTTCGGGAAGTGTTCTTATCGTGGGgtagtgtagcgcaaccctttcaggtcgccagcgcaatatatagcttctccaaacacaattgtcaacctcacctatccgtggcgaattctgtttcattaacatccgaggctctggcgaccccgaactcctcatgaatCTGGGGGGTGGGAGGGGGTagggccaagaaggtcgcatgtgggcataacaaatcgttcccgggatggtcgagattggtaccggaacgtaccggatctgcatccggcaaaggtcgatcaacatcgataacactccccaaggccttcggggagtgtccttatcgctacaacaacaacaacagggtctttatcgctgcaacaacaacaactttattgTATAAGATTTGTAGACGTACCACACAATATTTATGAACTAAATATCTTATAAAGGTATGGTTTGTCTTTCTTTAAGGATGAATCGTGACATTCTCCATGTATATTTGATGTGTATAAGAAAGATAATTAATAAAGCTCAGGTTAATAAGAGTACttattgtttttgcagataaatcAAAGCGTCAACAAGATTTTTCTGAAACTGAGGAAAGTGTTCGTGAGGTGGGCAGCGAGTATTGCTTTTTATGTGGCAAATCCAGTAAATTTTCGCATCATGCGTTCCAAAATGTCGAAACTTGTACGGTTCCTGCCTCAGGAAAACCAATCCAGGTCGTTCTACAGCATTTAGCTAATTGTGTCAAAACAAATTTGGTATTTCAAGGAATTGCTAGCATATGTATGGAATGTTGTGATGAGCTTGCCGAATATGACAACTTAATGGTCAATTTACTCTCGTTCCAAAAGAGACTAACCGATCGATTACGATGTGTTTTATCTGGGGAGCTCAAATTGGAACAATCAGACTTCGACGATGTAGCTGCGGCCATGATTGTTGAAGATGATGGACAAGTAGATGATGCATTTAATCCGGACTTAGATGCAAAGGAGGAATTCATAGAGCTTGTTGATGATGAAAATGCTGACAGCACTTTTCAAGACGATGACGATATGCGAAGCTATAAAGGGAgtgatgacgatgatgatgaaTATGTGACTAATAGCAACCATAGAAACCATGAATGTGTTGTTTGTGGCTTAATATTTAAGTCGAAGGCTGAACTTCAGAGACATATAAATGAAGCCCATAATATAAAGCAATTTGTTTGTAACATTTGTGGAGCAGTCCGAAGAGACGAGGAGTATTTGGAGTTACATATGAATTTACATGAAGGTAAAACAGAGAATGAATGTCGTTATTGTGACAAACGTTTCACGCGACCAGTGAATACTTTACGCCATATGCGTAAACATTGGGACAAAAAGGAATATCAGTGTGAGAAATGTGGTGAACGTTTCTCTTTGGACAACATGTTATATAATCATCGAATGCGTCATGAAGCTGAGGAAAATCCTCTAATATGCAGCATATGTAATCAATCATTTAGATCTAGAAAAACATACACTCATCATATGACAATTCATCAAGAAAATAGACCACGGCACCACTGTACCGTCTGCTCCAAATCTTTCACCGAACGTTATACGCTAAAAATACACATGAGAACACACAATATTGAGTTACCACCAAGTCGATCACGAGTACCCCAGCAGTTAGACGAGCAAGAGCAAATTGAAACAAAGGAAGCAGTGTCAACACTAATATCGAAATTTGAAACATCACCACAAAAGGAGTATAGTTGCGTTATTTGCAGCAGCGTATTCGACTGCAAAGACAGCTTGGAAAAACACTTGGAAAGTGAACACGACGTTATTTTAAATAATGAACACAATTAAATATTCTTCATCGTTTTTTAAATCAGTTACCTATCTTTTAATAACATGTAAAGCTATGTGCATAAATCATAAATGTATTACTTGTATATTGCTAGTAGATGCAAGGTACACTCACAACCCTCAGAGTGCTGATATATTGTTATTAAATGtttcttaaataaattaaatgaaattagtGATAAGAAAATTTACCCAAATAAGATATATTTACATGTCGTATTTATATTCCTGTCTCGTGTTCATTATGAGTTCAAacacacattgcgagcattttgtacggtaaaagtctagaacctCTGTCGAGTGCTAATACTCGCCCAAAAATATCAGGTGTCAAAGGGCACGTCTTGATCTCTGTATCGTTAATGCGAATGCGGAAaaaagggtaatagtctagttgaggggtcgactgctaatacgctaccaaaaatatcgagtgaggtgtcaaaagacgcgtattaatctcgagaacaataatccgaaggcggaaaagaaaaattgtatctctgtctggacatatttgcagttgaagtgggcgctttccatgtggttgttgttgtgtttgtacccacaaaaaaaattgtgcatcaccgtggcggtagccacggttataccacacacccggacttggcatggcgtagaccaggattattttttaaaagcgcggccgaaggccgccaacgcagaaaagtgttctgcgcaaaaatactacggatccgacccccggtttcggaggtagccgcgggtcttttttcgggttttcgttaataccttttgaacgcgttaaaatttttattttccgccttcggtttagcgtattagcagtcgacccctcaactagactattaccgaaaaaAGTTTATGTCCATCAAAAGATATTCGAAAAATTACCGCGGACCACTTGGAACCCGGCCAGGGTTATAAAATAATAGCCTGGCCCATCCACTCATGTCTTGTGCTCAAATTTAAATCCGTGCAAAACTCCATTGTACACAATGGCGCATAGTCCtaagggctgattacattcacgacggcagTGTaaccgccacatctgtcatattatttggtaattgtgcagtttaggggccccaccctaaaactgggcctttttttttttgagtgaggtatcaaaagacgcgtattcacgtctagatcaagaatccgaaagcggaagttaactttttttacccgttcaaaagatattaacgaaaaaccgaaaaaagacccgcgggtacttccgaaaccggggtgggatccatagtatttttgcacagaacacctttctgcgttagcggccttcggccgcgcttataaaaaataaccctgggctacgccatgccaagtccgggtgtgtggtataaccgtggctactgccacggtgatgcacaattttttttgtgggtatcaacacaacaacaaccacatgaaaatcgccaacttcaactgcaaatatctccggacagagataaaatttttcttttccgctttcggattattgttcccgagattaatacgcatcttttgacacctcactcgaagatcttggcccaactttagggtggggcccctaaactgcactactacctattcacccctattctgtatttcgattacgttcccgttctccgctccgctgtaatcgaagtttggtattctgcattacgatggaatcgtaaagagaagaggaagagcaaatgatttttcgaaatcatctgttggtacggaatgtgtgaacattggaacaaaataaattaaagcaaatttgtaaagaacactgaaaaacgtttatattttattatccacgccattttgtacaaaaaaaaaagcaatagaatatattgccgcagtgttatatttttttgagtgaagtgctttcataattgtaagtgtgtttttgtcgttcttttggccaattccctgccgtggccaccaagttttgttaaaacggattcctgcacgaatatagttgacattttctgatttttaaggatgctaatttcattgcactggcctaaaatactttataaaggtttatttattccttccgcaaggattgtttacgttttcgcttcaccttcctctacgccggcagcttgctttggcatataactggacccaacgaacagacacaaattatagctgtctattataatggaatcaatagccgcggcatatttgtggagttggaaagcaacgcatacgaaaatggccagacgataatggaaaggcaaatattgcgacatttgtgtaatccatttgagatgagtgacgaattgtatgaaactgaacttaaaagtggtaaagtttaaagacttgttttcttatttaggttcaaaaaaaactctcgacttaacaaggatgctttcaagtatgtgttagatacttttgcggggcaaatacgtccaaggacttcgacatcgacatgttgtttttgacctggaaacatataaaaaacaatcatcatcaagccttctacgtttcttaacaagttttacttacatttttgttaaaattctgttataaattaataaaaaaataaaaataaaatatttttccgccaactaatttgcaacttagaaaaacggaactacgatcgaaatgcagaatacaaaaaatcgaacgattcgaagttggatcgaaagggattggaacacagaataccaaaattgccaaatcgaaaaaattccaatccaagtcgaaatgcagaatagggctgattatttttacaagcttttatttactttcacttggctgttgtctgtaatcaaatcttgcaagttaaatttgatgagctgaaattttgcacacatgtataactccgatgataatgcaatattagtttgcgagaattcgataaattaatcgataacagagatCGGTAAAGATTTgaattcacaagggaataaagcgggagtcattttCCGTCTTTCAGtgagggtaatagtctagtttaTGGTTCGACTGTTAATACTTATACTgttaaatgttaaaaattttatatatatccggagatatttgcagttgaagttggcgattttcatgtggttgttgttgtgtttgtacccacaaaaaaaattgtgcatcaccatGGCGGTAGCCagtcagaaaggtgttctgcgcaaaaatacatggatcccacccccggtttcggaggtacccgtgggtcttttttcggtttttcgttaatatcttttgaacgagttcatatttttatttgccttcggattattaatactgatgtgaagacgcgtcgtttgacacctctctcgatatttttaatagcgtattagcagtcgacccctcaactagactattacctcagtgagttttacagctccggctcacgctcaattctcacgggaatgctctggatcattgagagacttgagaagcagatgtcgtgaaattttcgcacacgtgaaatgtgataggcagatgtcgccgcagtttttcatttaactcatatggcgaaaggctaagagcagcgacatctatttttgaaaaagtaggtatattaaaggccgcgttgccaacctaaaaagaagtaattaacaaattatctggctcacaaattgaaccagacttctatatgGATTTATCTCGCTCAAATcattgttgcatttacatgcaaaattatttatctggctcaggattttgccaccggatgatagctattggtTCCGTATGTCGTATCGGAGTATTCGTattcctaacgtaatcagctgtttatcgttacgacgataAACCAAAAGCGGGAGTCATTAgagccgtatgtcgtatcgctgtagtcgtatccctaacgtaatcagctgtttaggtgtaattaatggtgacttataaccgtaaaaccataaccagataaaacagctgatcgaacctaccttatggaaatcaatgtaaccgattaatggtgccataaccttacATAGGCAACCAATTAactgtttattttaaagaaataagaaacacgtatgcttttaccacgtacaaaattaaaaacgtaatgaaataaagtaaataaaaagcaaaaagcattgtttcatttttggcggaatataaatgatatctacagtaaactatcatttatgacactttttgatagttagagtgtcagcactgatccaggaaaaggaatgagagtgagcagtttggctatatacttaatcagtaggccatgttggtgtgtaagaaagagacaaaaactcacatgtacacagttgtttacatcggatttgcgcaagtccccttaagtttgtgatagacagtttgtatgaggcgctgatcgttaggttgacattgctgacaatcagatgataaagccttccgcgatttacaaccagattgactgagtttttgtatgtgtgcgtgtcgggtatttgacgcttgccccgcgactatcaaataaaaagccatcaatcaacatttgcattgagaaaccgtagcgttcggacgtgaatatgccgtcatcggatgatgacttttttttacttgcaactacagcagttttattaaataataaaaaaattaataaaaatgttattaaataataataaaagctttacattccataaagctgctaaacattgataattttcaacaaattttaatatgaattgctgttcttccgcgcacttgttcattttgaatgtcgacacaaactaaatacaacactgcgttttgtcaatcacaccccgcggctatcaaataagctagcgtcaaatgaaaaaatcaaaaatttttgattttcatcaacgtgtagccgacaacaaatacgtgtgtcacgaagccacccgactgcactaacacacacaaaattcagtcaatctggttgtaaatcgcggaaggctcatagtcagtattcttgtagggtggttggctacgatacggttacgaccttaagcgggagtcattggtgccgtatgtcgtattgctgtagtcgtatccctaacgtaatcagctgtttatcgttacgacggtaaaccaaaaaccaattggttggctacgatacggttacgaccttagcggcaccaatgatcgattgcattgattcccataaggttggtcgaatcagctgttataaggttaccgatacggttaccgataaagcaccaatgtctgcagctttagcggcaccaataatcgattgcattgattcccataaggttagtcgaatcagctgttataaggttaccgataaagcaccaatgtctgcagcttaaaagcctaaagcgccaaatacacgacacgaacattaccgttatgtcatgtttctgcgaccttttctgtcgtgtatggtggtgtttgccagttcgcgcaaatgttcaaaatattttaatttttggcgaacatttgcgcgaactgttcgtgcgtgtatggcgaaatagctcataatcgtagtaatttctgaacggaacagacgtgcgcggaaaagtaaaatggacaataaaaattttctgagtgaatttattgaaatgtataaatctttgccatcattgtggcaagtaaaaag contains:
- the LOC137236685 gene encoding serendipity locus protein delta-like, producing the protein MRGSAVWEHFVKVDQGTKVKCKICSKVLKYNKSTTTLLFHLRAMHGIESDKSKRQQDFSETEESVREVGSEYCFLCGKSSKFSHHAFQNVETCTVPASGKPIQVVLQHLANCVKTNLVFQGIASICMECCDELAEYDNLMVNLLSFQKRLTDRLRCVLSGELKLEQSDFDDVAAAMIVEDDGQVDDAFNPDLDAKEEFIELVDDENADSTFQDDDDMRSYKGSDDDDDEYVTNSNHRNHECVVCGLIFKSKAELQRHINEAHNIKQFVCNICGAVRRDEEYLELHMNLHEGKTENECRYCDKRFTRPVNTLRHMRKHWDKKEYQCEKCGERFSLDNMLYNHRMRHEAEENPLICSICNQSFRSRKTYTHHMTIHQENRPRHHCTVCSKSFTERYTLKIHMRTHNIELPPSRSRVPQQLDEQEQIETKEAVSTLISKFETSPQKEYSCVICSSVFDCKDSLEKHLESEHDVILNNEHN